Proteins encoded by one window of Chryseobacterium aquaeductus:
- a CDS encoding adenylate kinase → MINIVLFGPPGSGKGTQAQNLIEKFNLKQISTGDLFRFNMKNDTELGKLAKSYIDKGELVPDQVTIDMLIDELRKPTDAAGFIFDGYPRTAVQTEALEKIVQDELNDNIDVCLSLIVEDKILVERLLKRGETSGRTDDSNVEIIENRIKEYYTKTAEVAELYKKQGKYVEINGVGEINEISEKLFAEVEKISL, encoded by the coding sequence ATGATAAACATTGTTCTGTTCGGCCCTCCAGGAAGTGGAAAAGGGACTCAAGCTCAAAATCTGATCGAGAAATTTAATTTAAAGCAAATCTCTACAGGTGATCTTTTCAGATTCAACATGAAAAATGATACTGAACTTGGGAAGCTCGCAAAATCTTACATCGACAAAGGAGAATTGGTTCCGGATCAGGTGACGATCGATATGCTGATTGACGAGCTAAGAAAACCTACAGATGCTGCAGGATTTATTTTTGACGGTTACCCAAGAACAGCTGTGCAAACAGAAGCTTTGGAAAAAATAGTACAAGATGAACTGAATGACAACATCGACGTTTGTCTTTCATTAATCGTAGAAGATAAAATTTTGGTTGAAAGATTGTTGAAAAGAGGCGAAACCAGTGGTAGAACTGATGACAGCAATGTAGAAATCATTGAAAACAGAATAAAAGAATATTACACAAAAACTGCAGAAGTTGCAGAATTATATAAAAAGCAAGGAAAGTACGTTGAAATCAACGGTGTAGGAGAAATCAACGAGATTTCTGAAAAGCTTTTTGCTGAAGTAGAAAAAATTAGTTTATAG
- a CDS encoding inorganic phosphate transporter translates to MDFPILLTVIIALALIFDYINGFHDAANSIATIVSTKVLTPFQAVLWAAVWNFAAFFIAAYIIGEFKIGNTIAKTVNENFITLEVIFSGLIAAIAWNLLTWWFGIPSSSSHTLIGGFLGAALMHAFLMDYREVVAATPDLGFFETLKQTILKVASQDVVKFSKVIPIFLFIFLAPIIGMVISIIITLIIVHLYKRSNPHKADKSFKRLQLVSSALFSLGHGLNDAQKVMGIIGAALIYYHVNMLQDPIYLNIESAERFNYFAEHYMWVPLVSFVAIALGTMSGGWKIIKTMGTKITKVTPLEGVSAETAGAITLFITDHFGIPVSTTHTITGSIIGVGLTKRVSAVRWGITVSLLWAWVLTIPISAIVAGLTYLAVTYLT, encoded by the coding sequence ATGGACTTTCCTATTTTACTTACGGTTATTATTGCTTTGGCTTTAATCTTCGATTATATAAATGGTTTTCACGATGCTGCCAATTCTATAGCGACGATTGTTTCTACAAAAGTTTTGACACCTTTTCAGGCTGTGCTTTGGGCAGCTGTCTGGAATTTTGCTGCTTTCTTTATCGCAGCGTACATCATTGGCGAATTCAAAATTGGTAACACGATTGCCAAAACAGTTAACGAAAATTTTATTACTCTTGAAGTAATTTTTTCAGGACTTATCGCCGCCATCGCATGGAATCTATTGACATGGTGGTTCGGAATTCCTTCATCTTCATCACACACTTTGATTGGTGGTTTCCTAGGAGCAGCATTGATGCACGCTTTTCTGATGGATTATCGTGAAGTAGTTGCTGCAACTCCGGATCTTGGTTTTTTTGAAACTTTAAAACAAACCATTTTAAAAGTTGCAAGTCAGGATGTTGTGAAATTCAGCAAAGTGATCCCTATTTTCCTGTTTATTTTCCTGGCACCGATTATCGGGATGGTAATTTCCATTATCATTACTTTAATTATTGTACACCTTTATAAAAGATCAAATCCGCACAAGGCAGACAAATCGTTTAAGAGATTACAGTTGGTTTCTTCAGCTTTATTTAGTCTTGGACATGGTTTGAATGACGCTCAGAAAGTAATGGGTATCATCGGAGCAGCATTGATTTATTATCACGTCAATATGCTTCAGGATCCTATATATTTGAATATCGAATCTGCCGAACGTTTCAATTATTTTGCAGAGCATTATATGTGGGTACCTTTGGTTTCCTTCGTAGCAATTGCTTTAGGAACGATGAGTGGAGGTTGGAAGATCATCAAAACGATGGGGACAAAAATTACAAAAGTAACACCATTGGAAGGAGTAAGTGCTGAAACGGCAGGTGCGATTACCTTATTTATTACCGATCACTTTGGTATTCCGGTTTCTACAACGCACACTATTACCGGTTCTATCATTGGTGTTGGATTAACGAAAAGAGTTTCTGCCGTACGTTGGGGAATTACCGTAAGCTTACTTTGGGCTTGGGTTTTAACGATTCCTATTTCGGCTATTGTTGCAGGATTGACTTATCTTGCGGTGACTTATTTAACTTAA
- a CDS encoding TatD family hydrolase encodes MIDTHTHLYSEEFDEDRKDAIQRALNKGITEFYLPAIDSESHPKMLQLESDYPNQIFSMMGLHPCYVKPESWESELEIVKKYLDERSFPAIGEIGIDLYWDKSTLDIQVKAFEQQIDWAIEKDLPIVIHTRESFDETFEVLERKKHPKLRGIFHCFSGNLEQAKRALELNFILGIGGVVTFKNGKIDQFLKEIPLDKIVLETDSPYLAPVPFRGKRNESSYLDLIAGKLVDIYQKDFGEIDRITSENAKRMFNN; translated from the coding sequence ATGATTGACACACATACCCATTTATATTCTGAAGAGTTTGATGAAGACAGAAAAGATGCTATTCAAAGAGCTTTAAATAAAGGAATTACAGAGTTTTATCTTCCTGCCATCGATTCAGAATCTCACCCAAAAATGCTTCAGCTGGAAAGTGATTATCCTAATCAGATTTTCTCAATGATGGGACTTCATCCGTGCTACGTAAAACCGGAATCTTGGGAAAGTGAATTGGAAATTGTAAAGAAATATCTTGATGAAAGGAGTTTTCCGGCAATCGGAGAAATCGGGATTGATTTGTATTGGGACAAATCGACTTTAGACATTCAGGTAAAAGCTTTTGAGCAGCAGATTGATTGGGCAATCGAAAAGGATTTGCCAATTGTGATTCATACCAGAGAAAGTTTTGATGAAACTTTTGAAGTTTTAGAAAGAAAGAAACATCCGAAATTAAGAGGGATTTTTCATTGTTTTTCGGGAAATCTTGAGCAGGCAAAACGTGCTTTGGAGCTAAATTTCATCTTAGGAATCGGCGGAGTAGTGACCTTTAAAAATGGTAAAATCGACCAGTTTTTAAAAGAAATTCCTTTAGATAAAATCGTTTTGGAGACAGATTCACCTTATCTCGCTCCCGTTCCTTTTAGAGGTAAAAGAAATGAAAGTTCGTACCTTGATTTGATAGCCGGAAAATTGGTTGATATTTACCAAAAAGACTTTGGCGAGATTGATAGAATTACGAGTGAGAATGCTAAAAGGATGTTTAATAATTAG
- a CDS encoding DEAD/DEAH box helicase, producing the protein MLFTDLNIIKPILDALQKQGYEKPTPIQEQAIPSILEHRDVLGTAQTGTGKTAAFAIPILQNLTERKGPKNNHIKALILTPTRELAIQIEESFDAYGKNLPLRKLVVFGGVKQGSQENALRRGVDILVATPGRLLDFIAQGIISLKNLEIFVLDEADRMLDMGFVHDVKRIIKLLPQKRQTLFFSATMPTEIQKLADSILNTPIKVSVTPISSTAETIKQAVYFVDKDNKLELLTHILQNDIKGSVLVFSRTKHGADKIARKLQSSNISAEAIHGNKSQNARQNALSNFKGGRTRVLVATDIAARGIDIDELKYVVNYELSDVAETYVHRIGRTGRAGSEGSSISFVDGLDLLNLKDTEKLIGMKIPVEKNHPFHTDNLVVEKRDSNNKPFTPRQRPAGGGQQQKSDHNKKPKNKNNFSRNK; encoded by the coding sequence TTGTTATTTACAGACTTAAACATTATCAAGCCCATTTTAGATGCGCTTCAAAAACAAGGTTATGAAAAACCTACACCTATTCAGGAACAGGCAATTCCTTCAATTTTAGAACACAGAGATGTACTGGGAACTGCACAAACAGGAACCGGAAAAACAGCAGCATTTGCCATCCCGATTTTACAGAATCTTACTGAAAGAAAAGGTCCGAAAAACAATCATATAAAAGCTCTGATTCTTACACCAACAAGAGAATTAGCAATCCAGATCGAAGAAAGTTTCGACGCATACGGAAAAAACTTGCCACTTAGAAAATTAGTAGTTTTCGGTGGTGTGAAACAAGGAAGCCAGGAAAATGCTTTGAGAAGAGGCGTTGATATCTTGGTGGCAACTCCGGGAAGATTATTAGACTTTATTGCTCAGGGAATTATCAGTTTAAAAAATCTTGAAATCTTTGTGTTAGACGAAGCCGACAGAATGTTGGATATGGGTTTTGTACACGATGTAAAAAGAATCATCAAGCTTTTACCACAAAAAAGACAAACTCTTTTCTTCTCTGCAACAATGCCTACGGAAATACAGAAATTGGCAGATTCTATATTGAATACTCCTATTAAAGTTTCTGTAACTCCTATTTCATCGACTGCAGAAACTATAAAGCAAGCAGTTTATTTTGTTGATAAAGACAATAAACTAGAATTGCTGACTCATATTTTACAAAATGATATCAAAGGATCTGTCTTAGTCTTCTCAAGAACCAAACATGGAGCCGATAAGATTGCTAGAAAATTACAGTCATCCAATATTTCCGCAGAAGCAATTCATGGGAATAAATCTCAAAATGCAAGACAGAATGCTTTAAGTAATTTTAAAGGAGGAAGAACACGCGTTTTGGTTGCGACAGACATCGCAGCAAGAGGAATCGATATTGATGAACTGAAATATGTTGTCAACTATGAGCTTTCTGACGTTGCAGAAACCTATGTTCACAGAATTGGTAGAACAGGACGTGCGGGATCTGAAGGATCTTCAATCTCATTCGTAGACGGTTTAGATTTATTAAATCTAAAGGACACGGAAAAATTGATCGGAATGAAAATTCCTGTTGAAAAAAATCATCCTTTCCACACAGATAATTTGGTGGTGGAAAAAAGAGATTCAAATAACAAACCTTTTACACCAAGACAAAGACCTGCAGGCGGCGGTCAGCAACAAAAATCTGATCACAACAAGAAACCGAAAAATAAAAATAATTTTTCCAGAAATAAATAA
- a CDS encoding GSCFA domain-containing protein codes for MKFRTEVNIEESDRKIEIEDKIFSIGSCFASEMSELFHQGQLQTVNNPFGTLFNPFSINNSIKRLHDSEFYQEDELIAFNDEYISLDHHSSFDTRFIHKTLDKINKKIVEGNQFLQDSNWVIITYGTSFIYEFEPKKKLVANCHKIPQKFFEKRLLTHHELTDSIYDTILNLKDICKDDLQILFTVSPVRHTKDGMIENQLSKSKLITAIHEVISEIENCHYLPVYEILMDDLRDYRFYKEDMIHPNSQAVQYIFEKFGDAYFSAETKDFTKENFKINKALEHRSDDEKDPKYLEFRDKLNQRIDAQQKKTKHKIF; via the coding sequence ATGAAATTCCGGACTGAAGTAAATATTGAAGAATCTGACCGTAAGATTGAGATTGAAGATAAAATATTTTCAATCGGATCTTGTTTTGCTTCAGAAATGTCTGAATTATTTCATCAAGGTCAGTTGCAGACGGTGAACAATCCTTTTGGAACATTATTTAATCCTTTTTCGATTAATAATTCCATTAAAAGACTTCATGATTCTGAGTTTTATCAAGAAGATGAGCTGATCGCTTTTAATGATGAATATATTTCCTTAGATCATCATTCTAGCTTTGATACACGATTTATTCATAAGACTTTAGATAAAATAAACAAGAAAATTGTTGAAGGAAATCAGTTTCTGCAAGATTCCAATTGGGTGATTATTACATATGGAACTTCATTTATTTATGAATTTGAACCTAAGAAAAAGCTGGTTGCGAACTGTCACAAAATTCCACAAAAGTTTTTTGAAAAAAGATTGTTGACGCATCATGAGCTCACAGATTCTATTTATGACACCATTTTGAATTTAAAAGACATTTGCAAAGATGATCTTCAGATTTTGTTTACCGTTTCGCCAGTGCGACATACCAAAGACGGAATGATCGAAAATCAGTTAAGCAAATCAAAACTGATCACAGCGATTCATGAAGTGATTTCAGAGATAGAAAACTGTCATTATCTTCCTGTTTATGAAATTCTGATGGATGATCTTCGGGATTACCGTTTCTACAAAGAAGATATGATTCACCCGAATTCTCAGGCAGTACAGTATATTTTCGAAAAATTCGGAGACGCTTATTTTTCAGCTGAAACAAAAGATTTTACTAAAGAAAATTTTAAAATCAATAAAGCTTTGGAACATCGATCTGATGATGAAAAAGATCCGAAATATTTAGAATTTAGAGATAAACTGAATCAGAGAATTGATGCTCAGCAGAAAAAGACCAAACATAAAATATTCTGA
- the hpt gene encoding hypoxanthine phosphoribosyltransferase, with translation MESIQVHDKTFVPYLEDAEIQEIVKATALKIYEDYKDEVPVFIGVLNGVIMFFSDLLKHYPGECEIAFIQMSSYAGTESTGIVYQKMELTKDVKDRHIILVEDIVDTGNTVESLFKYFNETQRPKSVKIASFLLKPEVYKKDFKLDYIGKEIPNKFVLGYGLDYDELGRNLPNLYQLEEGTINH, from the coding sequence ATGGAAAGTATACAAGTTCACGACAAAACTTTTGTTCCTTATTTAGAGGATGCCGAAATTCAGGAGATCGTAAAAGCTACCGCTCTGAAAATTTATGAAGATTATAAGGATGAAGTTCCTGTTTTCATTGGTGTTTTGAATGGTGTGATCATGTTTTTCTCTGATCTTTTGAAGCATTATCCGGGAGAATGTGAGATTGCCTTCATCCAGATGAGTTCTTATGCAGGAACAGAATCTACGGGGATTGTCTACCAGAAAATGGAACTAACGAAAGACGTAAAAGACCGTCACATTATCTTGGTAGAAGATATTGTAGACACGGGAAATACTGTTGAAAGTCTTTTCAAATATTTTAACGAAACACAACGTCCGAAATCTGTAAAAATTGCTTCTTTCTTACTAAAGCCAGAAGTGTACAAGAAAGATTTTAAATTAGATTACATCGGAAAAGAAATTCCAAACAAATTTGTTTTAGGTTACGGCCTTGACTACGATGAATTGGGAAGAAATCTTCCGAATTTATATCAGTTGGAAGAAGGAACGATCAACCATTAA
- a CDS encoding polyprenyl synthetase family protein encodes MEFLDTYQQIVADAITKYTFKDKPAELYDPMNYIISHGGKRLRPIMVLMACDLFGGDMKQAIKPALAIEFFHNFTLIHDDIMDEAPLRRNKPTIHTLHGINVGILSGDGLMLKAYKFFEDLEPEIFKACIRIFTHTGLLLCEGQQYDINFETQENVTFDDYIRMITYKTGVLSASSFEIGALIAKAQFKDAKAIFNFGKHIGIAFQIMDDYLDVFGDQAQFGKKHAGDIYENKKTVLYLLAKEHGTEEEKKELDYWYSKKTDNIDKVYGVEKIFRRTKVDEKALRLIEKHNEIGQSYLAKIDIPEEKKKPFAELANYLLRRES; translated from the coding sequence ATGGAATTCTTAGACACCTACCAACAGATTGTTGCTGATGCCATTACTAAATATACGTTCAAAGATAAACCTGCAGAATTGTACGATCCGATGAATTATATCATCTCGCATGGAGGAAAGCGCCTTCGTCCGATCATGGTGTTGATGGCGTGTGATTTGTTCGGAGGTGATATGAAACAGGCGATAAAACCCGCTTTGGCGATTGAGTTTTTCCATAATTTTACCTTGATTCATGATGATATTATGGATGAAGCGCCGCTAAGAAGAAACAAACCTACCATTCATACTTTGCACGGTATCAACGTTGGAATTCTTTCAGGTGACGGACTAATGCTGAAAGCCTACAAGTTTTTTGAAGATCTCGAACCGGAAATTTTCAAGGCATGTATCAGAATTTTCACGCATACGGGTTTGCTTTTATGCGAAGGTCAGCAATACGACATCAATTTTGAAACGCAGGAAAATGTAACTTTTGATGATTACATCAGAATGATTACTTATAAAACCGGAGTCTTGAGTGCTTCTTCTTTTGAGATCGGAGCATTGATTGCCAAAGCTCAGTTTAAAGATGCCAAAGCGATCTTTAATTTCGGAAAACATATCGGAATTGCCTTCCAGATTATGGATGATTATCTGGATGTTTTCGGTGATCAGGCGCAGTTTGGTAAAAAACACGCAGGTGATATTTACGAAAATAAAAAAACCGTTCTTTATCTTTTAGCAAAAGAACACGGAACAGAAGAAGAGAAGAAAGAGCTTGACTATTGGTATTCTAAAAAAACCGATAATATTGATAAAGTATACGGTGTTGAAAAGATTTTCAGAAGAACAAAAGTAGACGAAAAAGCATTGCGTTTGATCGAGAAACACAATGAGATTGGACAAAGCTACCTTGCAAAAATAGATATACCCGAAGAAAAGAAAAAGCCTTTTGCAGAACTTGCGAATTACCTTTTGAGAAGAGAAAGCTAG
- the obgE gene encoding GTPase ObgE, translated as MSNFVDYVKIHCKSGHGGAGSAHLRREKYIPKGGPDGGDGGRGGHVIMKGNSHEWTLLPLRYTRHIKAERGQNGAKNQLTGAYGEDIYINVPIGTIAKNEEGEIIGEIMEDGQEIILMEGGKGGKGNEHFKSSTNQTPRFAQPGMDGQEGYVVFELKILADVGLVGFPNAGKSTLLASVSAAKPKIANYAFTTLTPNLGIVDYRNYKSFVMADIPGIIEGAAEGKGLGHRFLRHIERNSILLFLIPADSENHFQEFKILENELKEYNPELLDKDFLISVSKCDLLDDELRKEISAEFPENKKPIFFSGVTGENLMDLKDAIWKKLHG; from the coding sequence ATGTCAAATTTTGTAGATTACGTAAAGATTCATTGTAAAAGCGGTCATGGTGGCGCAGGTTCTGCCCATCTTCGCCGTGAAAAATATATTCCCAAAGGTGGCCCGGATGGCGGAGACGGAGGACGTGGTGGTCACGTTATTATGAAAGGAAATTCCCATGAATGGACTTTGCTTCCGCTTCGTTATACCCGTCACATAAAAGCAGAACGCGGACAAAACGGTGCAAAAAACCAGTTAACAGGAGCTTACGGAGAAGATATTTACATCAATGTGCCCATCGGAACCATTGCTAAAAATGAAGAAGGCGAAATTATTGGTGAAATCATGGAAGATGGTCAGGAAATTATCCTGATGGAAGGAGGAAAAGGCGGAAAAGGAAACGAACACTTCAAGTCTTCTACCAACCAGACTCCAAGATTTGCACAACCAGGAATGGACGGACAGGAAGGCTATGTAGTTTTTGAGCTTAAAATTTTAGCAGATGTCGGTCTTGTAGGTTTCCCAAATGCAGGAAAGTCTACTTTATTAGCTTCCGTTTCGGCTGCCAAACCGAAAATCGCAAATTACGCTTTTACCACTTTAACTCCGAATTTAGGAATTGTAGATTACAGAAATTACAAATCTTTTGTAATGGCAGATATTCCTGGGATTATTGAAGGAGCTGCAGAAGGTAAAGGTTTGGGACACAGATTCTTGAGACATATAGAAAGAAATTCAATCTTATTATTTTTGATTCCGGCAGATTCTGAAAACCATTTTCAGGAATTTAAAATTTTGGAAAACGAACTGAAAGAATACAATCCTGAATTACTTGATAAAGATTTCCTTATTTCTGTCTCAAAATGCGATTTGTTGGATGACGAGCTCAGAAAAGAAATCTCAGCAGAATTTCCCGAAAACAAAAAGCCAATATTTTTCTCCGGAGTTACAGGAGAAAACCTGATGGATTTGAAAGATGCAATCTGGAAGAAATTGCACGGATAA
- a CDS encoding DUF4269 domain-containing protein → MIDFTKIDYLKNGNEKQKRAFQVLTKYRIFEKLENFSPILAGTIPIEIDIDESDLDIICEVENMVDFKKLLNQIFFEFDSDLKIETITINGIESMICNFRLDGFPIEIFGQNKPTTHQNAYQHMIAEYKILQKKGENFKQKIIELKKKGLKTEPAFGILLNLENPYEDLLKF, encoded by the coding sequence ATGATTGACTTTACCAAAATCGATTATTTGAAAAACGGAAACGAAAAACAAAAAAGAGCTTTTCAAGTTCTTACTAAATATCGGATTTTTGAAAAGCTCGAAAATTTTTCACCAATTTTAGCAGGTACGATTCCGATAGAAATTGATATTGATGAAAGCGATTTAGATATTATTTGTGAGGTGGAAAATATGGTTGACTTTAAGAAGTTGTTAAACCAAATATTTTTCGAATTTGATTCTGATTTAAAGATTGAAACAATCACAATCAACGGAATAGAATCAATGATTTGTAATTTTAGACTAGATGGTTTTCCAATTGAAATTTTCGGTCAAAACAAACCAACAACTCATCAAAATGCATATCAGCATATGATTGCAGAATACAAAATATTACAGAAGAAAGGAGAAAACTTTAAACAAAAAATAATAGAATTAAAGAAAAAAGGATTGAAAACTGAACCGGCTTTCGGGATTTTGCTGAATTTAGAGAATCCTTACGAAGATCTATTAAAATTTTAA
- a CDS encoding class I SAM-dependent methyltransferase — MKAKISTFLREKSLLFKADQLRFYFYQFKNRSKNISFQKNHPNFKFPPDYLMYESFQINYESYYKSGQSAAKWLLSIVAKYRNLESLKILDWGCGPARIIRHLPEILPESCEVFGTDYNETSINWNRKNIENVSFNLNSLEAKLPYKENYFDFIYGISIFTHLSEELHYTWKKELTRILKKDGILILSLQGDLFKTILTESESDEFEKGHLVVRGNVKEGHRTYSAFQPNDFVKKLFSDYEILEHTESYFKEGKLQQDIWVLKKL; from the coding sequence ATGAAAGCAAAAATTTCTACATTTTTGAGAGAGAAAAGTCTGTTATTCAAAGCAGATCAGCTAAGGTTTTATTTTTATCAGTTTAAAAATCGCAGTAAAAATATAAGCTTTCAAAAGAATCATCCTAATTTCAAATTTCCACCGGATTATTTGATGTATGAATCTTTCCAGATCAACTATGAAAGTTATTATAAAAGCGGACAATCTGCTGCAAAATGGCTGTTGAGCATTGTTGCAAAATATAGAAATTTAGAATCTTTAAAAATTTTAGATTGGGGTTGTGGCCCAGCTAGAATTATAAGACATTTACCTGAGATATTACCAGAAAGTTGTGAAGTTTTTGGAACTGACTATAACGAAACTTCAATCAACTGGAATAGGAAAAATATTGAGAATGTAAGTTTTAATTTAAACTCTTTAGAAGCAAAATTGCCTTACAAAGAAAATTATTTTGATTTCATTTATGGAATTTCAATTTTCACTCATCTTTCAGAGGAACTTCATTATACATGGAAAAAAGAGTTGACCAGGATTTTGAAGAAAGATGGTATTTTGATTCTTTCATTACAGGGAGATTTATTTAAAACGATACTTACAGAATCTGAATCAGATGAGTTTGAGAAAGGTCATCTTGTAGTCAGAGGAAATGTGAAGGAAGGTCACAGAACGTATTCCGCATTTCAGCCAAATGATTTTGTGAAAAAGCTCTTTTCAGATTATGAGATTTTGGAACATACAGAATCTTATTTTAAAGAGGGCAAATTACAACAGGATATTTGGGTTCTCAAAAAGCTCTAA
- a CDS encoding DUF47 domain-containing protein — translation MAIGNIFHAFQPKDKIFFVLFEKVTENLVAMSNDFNHGVKDFDLNDDGMLKLMSDYEHKNDELTHEIFIELGKNFITPFDREDIHHLATGLDDIADYIYASTKYIFLYKSPMMKAYADFSLLIHKACLEIQNAMKNLKGFKNMELVKEACIKVNSIENIADDLLSNSMVELFETNDAINIIKISSVLNYLEIVTDKAEDVANTIENIMIKYA, via the coding sequence ATGGCAATTGGTAATATTTTCCACGCATTTCAGCCAAAAGATAAAATTTTCTTTGTGCTTTTCGAAAAAGTAACAGAGAATTTAGTTGCAATGTCTAATGATTTCAACCACGGAGTAAAAGATTTTGATCTGAACGATGACGGAATGTTGAAATTGATGAGTGACTACGAGCACAAAAATGATGAGCTTACTCACGAGATCTTTATTGAATTGGGGAAAAACTTCATTACACCTTTCGATCGTGAAGATATTCACCATCTTGCAACAGGTTTAGACGATATTGCAGATTATATATACGCTTCCACAAAGTATATTTTCTTATACAAATCTCCGATGATGAAGGCTTATGCAGACTTCTCATTATTGATTCACAAGGCTTGTCTTGAAATTCAGAATGCAATGAAAAACCTTAAAGGTTTTAAAAACATGGAGTTGGTAAAAGAAGCTTGCATCAAAGTAAATTCTATCGAGAATATTGCTGATGATCTTCTTTCAAACTCAATGGTAGAACTTTTTGAAACAAATGATGCTATCAACATTATCAAAATATCATCTGTTCTTAATTATCTTGAAATCGTAACAGACAAGGCAGAAGATGTTGCCAACACGATTGAGAACATCATGATTAAATACGCTTAA
- a CDS encoding DUF6438 domain-containing protein, whose product MKYLFSLIAIVVLFSCQTQKMESKYSTIEYEAGACFGFCPIYKMTIQADRTAVLEAEHFNFSKGTTKDEFSKPREGTFTATIKEADYNQLVALLNDLDVKNLQEKYGTRNVSDLPTSYLRIKLADGTSKETEDYGKRGSEKLIEVYQIFEDLKQNQQWTKVK is encoded by the coding sequence ATGAAATATTTATTTAGCCTTATTGCAATCGTAGTTTTATTCTCTTGCCAAACCCAGAAAATGGAATCAAAATATTCAACCATAGAATACGAAGCCGGAGCATGTTTCGGGTTTTGTCCGATTTACAAAATGACCATTCAGGCAGACCGAACTGCAGTTTTGGAAGCTGAACATTTTAATTTCTCCAAAGGAACTACAAAAGACGAGTTTTCGAAACCAAGAGAAGGCACTTTTACAGCAACCATCAAAGAAGCAGATTACAATCAATTGGTTGCCCTACTTAATGATCTGGATGTAAAAAATCTTCAGGAAAAATATGGAACCCGAAACGTGAGTGACCTGCCAACTTCTTATTTAAGAATAAAACTAGCAGATGGAACCTCAAAAGAAACGGAAGATTACGGTAAAAGAGGTTCTGAAAAACTGATAGAAGTCTACCAGATTTTTGAGGATCTGAAGCAAAATCAGCAATGGACAAAAGTAAAATAA
- a CDS encoding PIN domain-containing protein, which produces MKVNGVLLDTSFFIRFLNDADPLFKNALKYYKYFLNNDIKMYVSTISIAEYCVGGSISELPLRNLAILPFNLNHASKTGEIAKIVFTKKGKLKLSERNIIPNDSKLFSQADVEKNINYYLSSDTESIKIYNLLQEEGQKPNFHFIDLNIPPNEYFGYLDL; this is translated from the coding sequence ATGAAAGTTAATGGAGTTTTACTAGATACAAGTTTCTTTATTCGATTTTTAAATGATGCCGATCCATTATTTAAAAATGCTTTAAAATACTATAAATATTTTTTAAACAATGATATTAAAATGTATGTTTCAACAATCTCAATTGCTGAATACTGCGTTGGAGGTTCAATATCAGAACTGCCATTAAGAAATCTAGCTATCCTTCCATTTAATCTAAATCATGCATCTAAAACAGGAGAAATTGCTAAAATCGTTTTCACAAAAAAAGGAAAGTTAAAACTTTCTGAAAGAAATATAATTCCGAATGATTCAAAATTATTTTCTCAAGCAGATGTAGAAAAAAATATCAATTATTACTTATCTTCTGATACTGAAAGTATTAAAATCTACAATCTTCTCCAAGAGGAAGGACAAAAGCCTAATTTTCATTTTATAGATTTAAATATTCCGCCAAATGAATATTTCGGATATTTAGATTTATAA